From the Anopheles stephensi strain Indian chromosome X, UCI_ANSTEP_V1.0, whole genome shotgun sequence genome, the window GACACCAGGTACTGGATCAGGTGGAGCAGCAGTTCCCGCCCCACTGCCTCATTGCCGTGAATGTTACCGATGTACTTGACGTCCGGTTTCCCCAGCATATGCTCGTACGGGGAAGCCGACACTACCAGCACCCACAGATCGCGACCCTGGGCCGATTTGCCGATCGAGTACAGGGCCGTAAGGTTCGGGTAGCGTGCGGTAGTCGCACGCAGATAGCGCGTCATCTCGTCATGGTTGTGGTACACGAAATCTAGCGCACCCACATCTGGCCGATACGCACGCGGATCCTGAGCGACGGACAGGTTGTCGAACGTGTACAGACGGCCATCGTTGCTCGCGCCACGATCGAGTGCGAACAGGGCAGGATCACTGCTCGGCTCGAAGTTACGCTGCTCGGCCTGTTCCGCGAAGGTGGGTACGGCGAtggcacaccacaccaccaccagtgctGCCAGACAGACGGGCTGCATTCTGAACCAAACGATACGGGGACGGTTTCAGTCGCTACCTAGACGATGGTTTGCGATGTCTGCATGCAGCGACAGGACGTGGAAACAGATGGAAAAGAGATAGAAGGTTAGAGGTTGACGATGCCACAGAATACTTGATGGTGTATGGCGTACGTCAATTTGTATAAATTGTGCTGATGTGTTTGATCAACTAATCGCCAACTAAAAGCAAAACGTTTCTTCTCAGCTAACACTAAAAGCTCGACACGCTACAGCAAACCGATTGATATGACTGACATGATTCTGCTGCTACCAGTCCACAATTGACTACCATACCAACTCCGTGCGCCGCGCAACAGTAATCAGAGAAAGAACTGCGACTCGTATTCAAATAATAACATACAGTTTCCCAAGCGTTCCAGCCTTCCACACACTCTGGACGAGCTTCTCTTTCGCTCGCCTACCTGTAGATGTACGTATAATAATCGCCCTCATTTTCTGTGCCACCGCCTGACGATCGGTGTCCGCACGGTGTGTCCGAAGGATAAAAAGGAGGACGACGCAGAGGGCGAGATACTGTTACACCCAGTAGCTTGAACTCGTTCCAGCGAACCTAACCACCGCTCGACGCACGGGAAGTCGTGGAGGCCTAACGGGTCTTCTTCCCGCTGAATCCAACGCGCAGATCCCGACCGTCTGCGCGGTGCGGGCGAAGCACAAAGGTGCGCTTTAAACCAAGAGACTTTACGCACCTCTTCAAcaccccccccctcccccccagcAGTGGATGAATGTCGGAGGGATTGGTGGATGTCGGAGTAGCAGAGACGTCGGCGGGGTTTGGAAGAAAAGTCAACAACATAACTGTTGTTTGCCGAGGGAAGGAGGAACGAACCGcgagtgtgttgttttattCACACCCAATCTCCCACTCCAACTTCTGCTGGATGCCTCCACTCCGGTGATGCCCAAGGGTGGGTGGTTTGAAAGGTAGCAAAAGGGCGGGGCAGAAGCCATTGGAGAAGCAATTTGGCACGCATTTCATTCACCTGGCGAACCGGGCGGACCTGAAGCGACGACCGACTGACTGAGCCCTCTGTCCGCCATGTGAATCACACCCCGAGCAacacatcatcacacaccaacaaaGCGGGTCGCTTCCAGCGAAGAAGCGTTGGAATGTATGCGGCCCAACCTGTCCCTCAAACCGAACACGGGATTACCGGTTTCTCCACCACACGGCTAGACCTGCTCCCTCCCCCCTTCACTCCCTCTTCACTTCTTCAGCTGTTCCCGAAGCGTTTGAAGACGACTGAAGTTGAGCCTGGGCGAGGTTGATTGAAGTGGTATATCATCTGGATCGCTGGTGGCGCGcgtgttgtttggtttggcgGGTGGGTTTTTCGCTGGAAGCAGCAAACCTGTTTCCTGCTGCCCCTGACATCGGTTCTACCCCTATCTGGTTTCTTTCCGTTCCCACTTTTTCACCATACACACGTACCTTTCTATTTTGGATGTCGCCACCAAGATGTCGAAGGTGTTCGGTTAAggtcaagagagagagagagagtatctACACGGCAAGGTAAAGGTCAGAGAAGTAACGTCTTTGACCCTCAAGTCTAACCGAGGCTTAACTGGCGAAACTGACCTCGAATGGCGGGAATAACCAACAAGGGGCTTCAGAAATTGGCACTACGCGAAGCGAGATGAAAGTTGGACCGACTCCCAACCCCGATTCTGACACTGGAGAGCCTACAGGAGACTGGACATGCATATATATATACGGCGACTCTACACAATCAATACCTCTCTTGATAACGCACTTGACCCTAGGAAAGAGCACACAGCATCCACCACAGTCCAGTAAAGCGTTGTGCAACTTATTCGCAAAAACCCGCACAACCttcgctcgaaaaaaaaactgtctgTTTAGTTAGCAAATCGCACGCGAGACCTAGATACACTTTCACATGGAACTCCCCCCACAACTCGCTGCGGCGGGAGGGAAAATTCACACCACTTACACAGCGCCCTGGGCAAATGATGATGCCCTCACAGCGTAAGTAGGTGAGGGAACACGAACACCCTGCTGGTGGTGACGGCGGACACACTTTCCACGCacgttgttcgtttttttttcgctctacCTTCCTTCCACACACCGAAACACCAAGAGCAGGCCGAGACCGCGCACCGGTGTACTGCTGTAGAGTTTTGCGTCCACTCGGGCGAACCGATCGTTCCACACTGAACGCTTGATTATGTATTTTTATATGTTTATAACCCGCGAACCGCTCTTGGTGGAGAAGCTTTTTGCTGCCCGTACTCCATACCCATCCCGCGAAGACACCTTCCATCTGGTGGTGGGTCTGGCCGGTTTCCTCTTAAGGGTTCGCAACACGGGTACGATTCAAAGGGCCAACCGATATCGGGGCCGTTAAGCGCCATCGTGACGCGGATGCGACTTCCCTCTGACGTTGGGCAGAGGTGCCAATTATGTGCACTCCTTCCCACAAGTCCTTCCGGGAAGAATTGCCTCCCAGGGCACTATAGTTTCAATATCACAGACAGCTGGCCAAGACTAGCGAGAGTTATGGCGGAAACATGATCTTTGGATTTGGGGATGAAGTGAGCGTTGCTTCGTACAGGGATGTGCTTTCCTTTTCCACCGGTAGTGTGGGCACATCTCATCActtcagcagcaaaaaaaaaacgacaacagACGAGAGTGAAACTCCCTTTGGACATAATTTGGATATAGGGCTTGAGTTATCGGGAACATCTTCCCATCTTTCGTCATTTGCCAGTACCAGTTGGTGGGTTTAAGATCTTTATTCGTATGCATATTCGTTTATAAGTTATCTAAATAATCATCAAAACCGTTGCCTtaaaagagtttttaaaaattgttaagtGACATgttaaaatctattaaatcaTCAAAATCATTGTATGTCTCCATCATTTGTATTGCTGGGTCGTTAGCGCTAGTGGTTTGTTGAAGAAAAATCCGGTCGTAATAGTTGCCGTGGTCTTAATTGGCTACCTGTTAACTTTAACCCGTTTAAGTTAACTTTATCCAGATTAAACGGGGCGTCAATATTTCCGCTGATAGTCTTGTTAAGGAATATGCACTGTGCCGTCATTCTTCTATGTTCTAATGATTCGAGTCCAAATAGTAAACGCCTTGTCCGGTAGTTAGAACAGGCGACATTACGAGACCAAGGTAACCGATAAAATAATTGTTCTGTAAATTTGCACTGAATGGCTTCTAATCTGACTATTCTATCTTGTTGACGCGGGGACCAAACTTTAAACAGAACGGATCTTTAAACTCTTTACAAACACGAATGACGAAACCTGATACACGTAGGGCTTTGGAAATCGTCCGGTCAAGATGATTCTGAAGCGTTAGCTTGCTTATCGAGAAGTACTCCAAGATCACGACCTTCATTACAACGAGGAACGGATAAGTCGGCTATTTTATAGTCATACATCAGGGGCGTTCTTTTCCTCGAAAACGTTATGACGTTACAGTTAGAAATATTAAAATGCATTTGGTTCCTAGCACACCATAcgctgatttttttaaactattttataaTACTTCGCAGTCGGCTAACTTAGTAACAGGTACGTAGATTTTTAGGTCATCGCGCGTATAGTGATTTGTATGCATCAAGCAGAAAGTTCGCAAATCTAAAGTCTTTCCCGTACAAAATTACAAGTAGTTCTGCCGGATGTGTTATCAGTGTGGAAGATATGGATTCTAGCATTataagcaaaaaatatatatagaTGCCCTTCTTGATAGACCGTCACAAAGAAAACATCCACTAAAAGCTGCTCAACATCGTTAAACTTTCCGTCAGCTGATGTACCCAGACAAGTGCATGGGCTCATGGATGGGGAAATGGGAACGTGGATTAAAACTTTTTCTAGgtcaacacacaaacacgaagCCAGGTTTGGTGCTCCATATCCAATAATtatctttttaaaaaaatggacatAAATAATGGTAAGTAACATTGCTTTCTACATACCATTCTTTACGACCTAAACAAGACTTCGCCTCGATTTAAGCTGACGGATGACCGCCCGTTATCCAGCGACTTCGGTTTAACGAGATGTCGTGGGATATTATTTACACCTTCATGATACCAGACTTTAACCCAGACTACTGACCCATGGGCGGGTGGTCGtaccttcacacggcaggaccgggattcacaTCCCATCGAACCCAGACCCCAGGTCCCTGTGTACGCAGAGCTCTGACAACTTTGTTACAGGtaggggtaaaatcaagtcacagaagtagccagaaatggcggcGGCAGGCCCGAGACACCTCTCGAAGAAAGAAGCAGACTTACCCATGGAAAAGTATGTACGTTGAGTTCCGGATTTCTAGATCGCGGTGGATTTCCTGGACGAAATTACTCCTTCTTCCCACGACGGATGGAAGAGTTTCACAACCAACACAACAATCTCAAACCTTTTTCACTAATCTACCTTCCTTTGGAGCAGTCCTTGAAAGCGGGAGTCCTTGCGCTAAGGCACGGGTAGAACAGATTTTTACAACCCCAAGTACAGCACTTAATTGTCTATCGCGTCCTGGTTGCTTCCTGATCCTGCCTTAACTGTTTACTTCCGGATCAGCGGAATCCGGATTGGGGTTCTCCGATGCCagtgtttttccttcacaaacaaaccacaaggTCACTGAttggtttttttggtttttgtttttgtttgttgcgtaTGGCGTTAATGGTGTAAAGGGAAGCCCGCAGTGGACACGATGATTGGCAGCACTTGGTTAACTCTGACGCTCAGCATTCCCAGCCCTTACGAGAACTACAGATGCTGCCGAAGCGTATTCGCTTGTTCGGCGTTGAGCTACCACCACAGCTGAGACGGATTGGCTCGTAATATTGTTTGTGATGCTTTTACTGTGGTGTGCGTGCAGAAGTGTCAAGTTTTGGAAAACAATCCGAATACCCAAATGTCAGGAAGAGCGTTGTGTGGGGGTGAACGTTTTGTTATCGCTATTCTCCGTATATCGCTCTCTTGCCCTCGCGGACTCtcttgctcgctcgctcgcacaACAGCAAGAAAAGTATTGATTCTAGTCGTCTCGGGAGGCGCGTTTCCGGCACACAGCGGGAGTGTTTCGATTTAATCCccttttaattttgaaatgcATCTGCACAGCTTTAAATTAGCGCTACTGAATCAAAGTACACACACCGTTTTCGCATACCGCGGTTCGtcctgttgtgttgtgtgttaaTCGGTTGTCTTTCCCCTTCTCCCGAATATTTGCAGTATACTactcggtgctgctgctaacCATCTCGCAAATCGTACACACCAGCCACCTTCGGGAGATATGCGAAAAGCGGGACATCTTCTTCGAACCGTTCCGGTGCCAGCTGTACGAGCTGGACGTGCTGGACGAACCGGTCACCTATCTGCTGTACGATGTGAACCCTAGCGAAGGGTTTAACCTGCGCCGGGATGTTTACATCCGGTTGGCGGTGTTTGTGGAGTACCTTCGCAGGCAGCGCGGCTACCGGCGGGCGCGGCTCGTTCTACCGCCCTGGTCGAATCTGGTGCACTGGCGCAGCCACAACATCGACCAGACGCACCTGTTCTGGCACCACTTTTTCGACCTGCGAAGCATGAAGCGCTACACGAACGTGATCGATATGGATGAATTTTTCGCAGAGTACGAACGGTTGCACGGGCCGGACGCGGGCGTTACGCTGGACGCGGTGTACAAGCTGCAGCACTTCGACAACATGTTCGAGcacggtgtgtttgtggacaAGTTCGAGAAGCACGTGTGCCCGAAAAGCCACGGTTACGATGGGGCAGCGCCACTGCCATACTTCGGGTACGGTAACTTCACCACCGAGGAGTTCGCCTGCCTACACTTTCAGGGTAGCGCGATGCTGCTGCACAAGCTGCTGGAAGAGTACAAACCGGCGCGGGCCCAACACGCCCGTTACGTGCTGGTGCTGAACGCGGAAATTGTACTGCACGATCTGTGGGGAAACGTGGACTATTGGGCGGCACGTCGTTCGATGCGCTTCGCCGAAGAGTTGGTCGAGGTGGCGGCCCGGTTTCGGGCCGAATTTCTTAACTCATccgatcaacaggatcgtacgGTTCGACCGGCGCGCTGGACGGACGAACGGCCACACCGTACGGCACGCGGCGGTGACTATCTAGGTGCGCACATACGGCGGGCAGATTTTTTGTACGGACGGGATAAGACGACACCCACCATCCAGTCGGCCGCCCTGCAGATACGGGCGAAGTTACTCGAGCTCGGCCTGAAAACGGTGTTCGTTGCGTCCGACTGTTCGCGGATGGAGTTTTACAACTTGAAAAACTATCTCAAACGGTTCCGGGTGGTACGGTTCGTGCCGGAAGGTTACGAACAGCGGCACGCACTAAAGGACGGCGGTATCGCCATAGTCGATCAGATCGTTTGCTCCCATGCACGGTACTTTATCGGCACGTACGAATCAACCTTCACGTACCGTATATACGAGGAGCGGGAAATTATCGGCTTTCCGAAGGATCTTACCTTTAATACGTTTTGCAAGAGCGAGAAGGAGATGAACTGTGAGAAAAATACGGTTTGGCCGATAGTGTACGATTAGGGCGGTCAGTGTTCAAGCGTGTCCTGCCATCACTCGAATAAATTTTGGATTTCGCTTTAAAACTAGCATTCCGTCAAcgtgtgatgaatgagagaaacAATTATCGACCCCGAAATCGAAAGCTACAAGATGTaacatattttatttcctttgcAATTCTGCCTGCAGCTCGTACTTAACTTAAGATTGCTTATATATGCACCTCTCCATATTTTTTAGTCCATGTTTTTCTATCACTATCCTACAATATCATGAGACGTGCCGGAATCGAAGTGCACTTGAATCAATGTAACAATTCGTGTATGTGTgacgcaaaaacaaaaaaacaaaaaaatagccCGAATATTGCAGACCGTGGTGTGCAGGACTATTCGGAGCTGCGGTGTACAATCAGATCACGGAAAGTCAGAATGGGCAGACCAAAGACGAAGACGtgtgtttaaaatgtttttgctCAACCCTAAGGCGGGGGGTTAGAGTTCGCTGGAAAAAAAGATTCGACTGCGCGTCGGACCGGGTGGTAACGGTCAGAAATCGCCCACCGTTTGCGACGTATACTCGTACGCACGGTCCAGGCTCAGCTCGTCCAGCTCGCCGTCGTGCAGAAAGTGTGACTCAACGTGGCTCTGAAACTCGTCAAATACCGTGTCCTCACCGTACAGTACCCCGCACATGGGGCAAATCTTTTTCATACCGCTGGCGCGCAACTTTTCCTGCAGCAAGTTCATGCTGACCTTATCGAACAGCAACGCGTCCGAACCTTCTTCCCGGCCCGTTTGCCCACCTTTCTTCGGTGCTGTCAGCGGTGGTGGATAAAAGGTGGCGGGTGGTTTCCGTGGTGCTAGTTCGCTTTCTGCTACCTCCACCATAACGTCCTTCATTAGCTTTTCCCGCTCGGTTTCGGACGATTGCGTACTGCACCGATTGCACAGTTCTGAAAGTGGAGAAACAAGATTAAGGGTAAAACCATTCTCAATCAACGGCTTTGTGGCCGGAAGCTACCTGATTTAAACCTATGGTACACATCCCACATCAATCGATGTTGCCGGGCAAGCTCCTCCTTTATATCGAGCAACCCCTCCGTACATCGGCTAATGTCCGGGTTTGCTTCGAGAGCGACCCGCAATAGGTCCGCATGCTGGCCCAGATCTACGGTGGACGAGTCGAGAAAGCCGCACGTGTTCAGCAGCGAAATGTCTTCCAGGTTCAGCAGATCCTCCTCGTCCGCGGAACTGTCGCGCTGTAACCGTTCGCGCAGCTTCGGGTTCGGTGCGTGTTTGGTGAACGTGCGCGAACGTATCAGATTTTGGCCCGTttgattggtggtggtggtggtggtggatggtgcTGTGGTTGCTAGCGGTGCCTTTGGCTGCTGATTGACCAGTGCGGTTGATGGGCCAACGTTCATCCCATCCTCCACGTCGCCGAGATCCTTCGCGATTAGGGAGAGTCGTCGCCAGAGCTGTCTGTTTTCTGTGTCCACCATCGATATCTGTTCCGCCATCTGCATCTTTTGGTGGGTCAGTTCGGCTACGGTTTCCCGCAGCTGGCGTAGCTCGGTTTGCTGCACTGCCCGACTGTCGCGCTGGCTATGGTCGGGTGCGTTGGACGATTTGGCCTGCAGTGTCCGTAGTGTGCCATTCTCCTCCTCGAGCACTGTGATGCGACGCTGTAACGTTTGGCAACGTTCTTTGAGTGTTTGTAGCGCTGTCTGGAGCGCCTGATGCGATGCAGTCTGTGTGTTCGGTTCGGCTGTACTCATAATGGCTGTAGGTACTCCTATAGGGTTAACCTTGCGTTGTAGTAAGTACGCTTTTCCGTACGCTTAGCTGAACATTGACCGATTTTCTCTGGCAAAGGGTATCGCTATCGTGACAAATCAACAAACGATGGATGGTGTGCAGTAGTGTGGATGAGCGCTTGCTCCAAACTTATAGCTTTCATCTGCGGTAGCTTAATACTTACGGGCTGTGGTGGTGAAACTGTGCCAACTAACAATCGAACACAATGATGTTTAAAGTGCATTCGTTCTGCTTTGGTGGTGCTTTGTATCGTAAAACTATTTCTCTCGTCAGGAAACTGCTTTTCAACAAATCATCTGCAGCTGACAGCAATGGGCTCGAACGTCAAACACGAACAAATGCAATTCAAAGCAATTTGGTTTGGCTTTTTCCATTAGAAAGTCAGTAAATTTCTAATTTTGATCCTAATTGTTTGCACTTTTTGTTTTGAGCTTCCAACGAGACGGTCCAAATTCTCCTACAAATAATATTGAGGCAATATTTGCGAAAACCATATGTCATATGTTTTTCACCGGGATGCATACAACTGTCACAGACTGTCATCACCTGTCACGGTACAAAAACACCTGTCACACGCTGTACCGGACGGAATCAAAGTAAACTAACCGGCATTCGGATTTGGTTGGCGCGAGAGCAGTCGTCGAAATTTTTCGCTGGTAATATCCGTGGACGTAAAAAAAAGCGGTGCAAGTTTCTAGGTATAGTTGACGTGTAGGGAACGATGAATATTTACAAGTGCACGGATAGAAAAATGCAATGCATTTGGAAGATGCTATCTTCCAAGCGCATGTTCGCCGATCATCTGGAAATTGCAGAGCTGGGTGCAACACTCAACACCTGCACGGATATCGGCCCGGAACCGAAGCCAAAGCTCGTGGCGCTTGGTGCTGGGGGCTTCTTAACGATTGCTGCAGCTACCCGGTACGTATCGGCCCCTTGCAATAAACCCGGTAGAATGGTAATAATTGATGCAAAACGTTTCCAATCCCATTTCAGAAGTTGGTATTCGTACGGTATAAGCCGATGGCAGTTGGCAGCAACAGCCACGGGTGCTCTCCTGCTCGGAGCAGTGGCGTACAACAGGTACTGTTGCCATGACAACCTGACGAAGGTTACTACGCTTTTAGCGACGCTAAACGCGTTTGACGCTGGGTTGAAAAAGATGCTGCTGTGCATCAACGAAATGGTTTACGGTAACGACCGTATCGGCTATATGCGCGGCAGGTTCGTTTAGGTTTCTTTCTTACCGCTTCAAATTCAACTCTTCTCTCGTCTGCACTATGGTATTCTGCCCCTCAGACAGTTGTTTGGGGAAAGTACCGTTGTCGGAAGGCATTATTCGCTTAAGAATAGACAGTAGAATTAATATTACCCGTCACATTCTTTTTGTAGGGAGGGTCAAAACGATATGCTTCTCGCATGTGTGCGCAACAGCACCAAAGCcatctacgagctgtacggcTACGTAAAGACATTGGAGGCGAAAATGACGTTGCACGCCGAGTTAGCCAAGATCTACGACCCGCTGGAATCGTTGGACGATTGCGAAATATTTCAGCAAACTGTTCTGAATCAAAGTACAGTAAAGGTAAATCGTGCACGTTTAATAagacacagcagcagcatactaACGCTTTGCCCTTCTTTTAGCaattttacaacatttttcTCTACATGCAATCTCACTGCTTGATGCTGCTGACACTCGCCATCGCTAGCGATATGCAGCTCGACGTAGTaaagaacgaaacgaacagTCTCGTCACATGTATCAATCATCTCACCGCAGAGCTGAAAAAGCAGTTTGCACTGATCTCTTCATCGCAGGTAGATAGTTTCGGCAATACGGTCAACCAAAGCCAGACCGTTCCGAGCGATCTGCTCTCCGTGAAGCAGCAGTCATGCGAGCTGACGGCGAAACTGTCGGTGAACGTTCAGCACGCTGTACGGTTGGATCAAACGATTCAATCCATTGCAAGCAAAGAATCGTGGCGCGATCGGTTGCTGCTCGAGGAAACAGCAACCAATCTCGTCAACTTTCATTCGTATTTCAAAACACGCCTCGATGAATGTGACCGTTTGATCATCTCGATCAAAAAGTTGCTCTACACCACGAAGGTGCAGGCCAGCACCGTGTACGAGCAAAGCGCACCCTTGCAGTTTGCGGAAGAAGATTTGTTCGGGAAGCTGCTGCACGAAGAGCGGGAAAGTACACCCAAGGATGAATTTTTCCTAAACATTGGAaccgaggaggaagaggaaaaggCAGCAAACGATTACGCGACCGAGATGTACAATCTGCAGCTGGAAGACGAGCAGGTTTCGAAGCGGTTGATGAAAAATCGATTCAAACCCGTGCTGGCACAGCTGCGCGAACGGCTCGTCCCGATTAAGAAGTCATTTAAGGAGCGCGAGCGTGTCGCGTTGCAACTGAAGGGTATTAGTTTGGGGGACGGGACAGATTCGGCCAACGACGAAGCTGCACCGTTCGTAGTGGACACGGACGATGACAGTGAGTGTGTGGAAATGGCAGTTAAGTGTGAGTACAGACGCAGCCAAAACAAGTACAAAGAAGATCGTGATTTTCTTGCTAGCAAATCTCAGTTTTCGCTCTTTGCCAACCCACCTTCCGTGGCTGTACCGCTGGAGGAAAGCATTTTGGAGTAGCAGATTGTACTGGTTGGGTTAGAATTAATCGAATTATTATTACATCGAACCTGGTATAgataatattatttattaccTTTAGGTTTAGTTTTCATGACAGCTTTATTACACTaaatactaataataattgttGAATGAATCAGCCGCATAATTCGGCGCGTAATGACTTGTGatcaaaattaataataaaatcacTATTTTCAGTATTATCCTgctatttttatattatttttacacAATCCAATGTACAAGAAAGGACATTAGGACAAGAGGTAGACAAAGCACGGGAATGGAAGAAAGCAAGGGACGTACCCAAGGGTCATTCTGGGAACGTTTAAGGAAGCGCCTGGCGATGGCGATTCTTGTAACCTATCCGTAGAGGTGACAACCTGCTGGACACCAAACTACGCCGGCGTAGTTCAAAATAACGTCCTCAAGCACAGCGGTTACTCGATGACTGAGTTGCTATTGTGActcaaacaaaagtttgtcATCGAGCCACACATCAAGGTCCTTTACCAGAGTGACTCGTGGGAGTGATGAGCCCCAGAGAGCTGGTAGCTATCATGAGAGTGGCATCAGCGTAGCTTTGAAGGGAGTCTTTAGAGAAGGACACAGGAAGATAGAACTTGACATCGTCGGCatagagggagggagagaccTGATGCTGTCCGagatgaaaaaaggaaacaatatAGGACTGAAAACAGCTACCCTGAAGGACCCCGTTCTAAGCATGCAAGCAGTTGTTCAATAGCAGCCTATGAGGCAAGCGTTCGACCCGTCTACCAGCAATCAAGTGCGGAAACACATCAGAGGACATAAGATTCGACAGGGTGGAGCATCTAGGCATGAAACCATGCTGGGAAGCAAGGGATATGATTGCGAGGTTTCAGAATGGCTGATTTCCAAAGCGTGATGAAAAACTCCCGTACTAACCTACCACGCGGAAAGGTGCGTCCCAACACCACTCTAGAGCCAGCCAGCACGGTTTCCTCGATGAGAATGGAGTTCAGGTT encodes:
- the LOC118517484 gene encoding uncharacterized protein LOC118517484 isoform X2; protein product: MNIYKCTDRKMQCIWKMLSSKRMFADHLEIAELGATLNTCTDIGPEPKPKLVALGAGGFLTIAAATRSWYSYGISRWQLAATATGALLLGAVAYNREGQNDMLLACVRNSTKAIYELYGYVKTLEAKMTLHAELAKIYDPLESLDDCEIFQQTVLNQSTVKQFYNIFLYMQSHCLMLLTLAIASDMQLDVVKNETNSLVTCINHLTAELKKQFALISSSQVDSFGNTVNQSQTVPSDLLSVKQQSCELTAKLSVNVQHAVRLDQTIQSIASKESWRDRLLLEETATNLVNFHSYFKTRLDECDRLIISIKKLLYTTKVQASTVYEQSAPLQFAEEDLFGKLLHEERESTPKDEFFLNIGTEEEEEKAANDYATEMYNLQLEDEQVSKRLMKNRFKPVLAQLRERLVPIKKSFKERERVALQLKGISLGDGTDSANDEAAPFVVDTDDDSECVEMAVKCEYRRSQNKYKEDRDFLASKSQFSLFANPPSVAVPLEESILE
- the LOC118517484 gene encoding uncharacterized protein LOC118517484 isoform X1, giving the protein MNIYKCTDRKMQCIWKMLSSKRMFADHLEIAELGATLNTCTDIGPEPKPKLVALGAGGFLTIAAATRSWYSYGISRWQLAATATGALLLGAVAYNRYCCHDNLTKVTTLLATLNAFDAGLKKMLLCINEMVYGNDRIGYMRGREGQNDMLLACVRNSTKAIYELYGYVKTLEAKMTLHAELAKIYDPLESLDDCEIFQQTVLNQSTVKQFYNIFLYMQSHCLMLLTLAIASDMQLDVVKNETNSLVTCINHLTAELKKQFALISSSQVDSFGNTVNQSQTVPSDLLSVKQQSCELTAKLSVNVQHAVRLDQTIQSIASKESWRDRLLLEETATNLVNFHSYFKTRLDECDRLIISIKKLLYTTKVQASTVYEQSAPLQFAEEDLFGKLLHEERESTPKDEFFLNIGTEEEEEKAANDYATEMYNLQLEDEQVSKRLMKNRFKPVLAQLRERLVPIKKSFKERERVALQLKGISLGDGTDSANDEAAPFVVDTDDDSECVEMAVKCEYRRSQNKYKEDRDFLASKSQFSLFANPPSVAVPLEESILE
- the LOC118517486 gene encoding protein spindle-F; its protein translation is MSTAEPNTQTASHQALQTALQTLKERCQTLQRRITVLEEENGTLRTLQAKSSNAPDHSQRDSRAVQQTELRQLRETVAELTHQKMQMAEQISMVDTENRQLWRRLSLIAKDLGDVEDGMNVGPSTALVNQQPKAPLATTAPSTTTTTTNQTGQNLIRSRTFTKHAPNPKLRERLQRDSSADEEDLLNLEDISLLNTCGFLDSSTVDLGQHADLLRVALEANPDISRCTEGLLDIKEELARQHRLMWDVYHRFKSELCNRCSTQSSETEREKLMKDVMVEVAESELAPRKPPATFYPPPLTAPKKGGQTGREEGSDALLFDKVSMNLLQEKLRASGMKKICPMCGVLYGEDTVFDEFQSHVESHFLHDGELDELSLDRAYEYTSQTVGDF
- the LOC118517485 gene encoding GDP-fucose protein O-fucosyltransferase 2, whose protein sequence is MHLHSFKLALLNQIYYSVLLLTISQIVHTSHLREICEKRDIFFEPFRCQLYELDVLDEPVTYLLYDVNPSEGFNLRRDVYIRLAVFVEYLRRQRGYRRARLVLPPWSNLVHWRSHNIDQTHLFWHHFFDLRSMKRYTNVIDMDEFFAEYERLHGPDAGVTLDAVYKLQHFDNMFEHGVFVDKFEKHVCPKSHGYDGAAPLPYFGYGNFTTEEFACLHFQGSAMLLHKLLEEYKPARAQHARYVLVLNAEIVLHDLWGNVDYWAARRSMRFAEELVEVAARFRAEFLNSSDQQDRTVRPARWTDERPHRTARGGDYLGAHIRRADFLYGRDKTTPTIQSAALQIRAKLLELGLKTVFVASDCSRMEFYNLKNYLKRFRVVRFVPEGYEQRHALKDGGIAIVDQIVCSHARYFIGTYESTFTYRIYEEREIIGFPKDLTFNTFCKSEKEMNCEKNTVWPIVYD